In Takifugu flavidus isolate HTHZ2018 chromosome 5, ASM371156v2, whole genome shotgun sequence, the following proteins share a genomic window:
- the slc23a2 gene encoding solute carrier family 23 member 2 isoform X1: protein MLPAAQLERSGGMCQLGETVLDDVIGLKNSSTEFTAERDKTGTGHVEVEEDGDFENTAMGVGKNTTSKVLETSSEAGKYEDDGKHGACFYPIPVVINGVGSASGDQDTENTELMAIYTKENQITEKSPMSETLDSRDSADARRVDMIYTIEDTPPWYLCVFLGLQHYLTCFSGTIAVPFLLAEAMCVGFDQWATSQLIGTIFFCVGITTLLQTTLGCRLPLFQASAFAFLAPARAILSLEKWNCNNTEVPVFNSTQLFHTEHIWQPRIREIQGAIIVSSMVEVCIGALGLPGLLLKYIGPLTITPTVALIGLSGFQAAGERAGKHWGIAMLTIFLVLLFSQYARNVHFPLPIYKAKKGWTSYRLQVFKMFPIIMAILVSWLLCFIFTVTDVFPPEPDKYGFYARTDARQGILAAAPWFKIPYPFQWGVPTVTAAGVIGMMSAVVASIIESIGDYYACARLSCAPPPPIHAINRGIFVEGLSCVLDGLFGTGNGSTSSSPNIGVLGITKVGSRRVIQYGAAMMLFLGLVGKFSALFASLPDPVLGALFCTLFGMITAVGLSNLQFVDLNSSRNLFVLGFSIFFGLVLPSYLKQNPLVTGIVEIDQVLNVLLTTAMFVGGSVAFILDNTIPGSPEERGLRKLKRGSGLSAAELEGMRTYDLPFGMDFLRRHRIFKYIPISPTFNGYQWGWLPKSCRNRGGPENVLKGEGGTAPGESRV from the exons ATGCTCCCAGCAGCCCAACTTGAGAGGAGTGGTGGGATGTGTCAACTAG GAGAGACGGTGCTGGATGATGTAATCGGACTGAAGAATTCGTCTACAGAGTTCACGGCAGAGCGAGACAAAACGGGGACGGGACACGTGGAAGTAGAGGAGGACGGGGACTTCGAGAACACCGCGATGGGCGTTGGGAAGAATACCACCTCCAAGGTGCTTGAAACCAGCAGTGAGGCAGGAAAATATGAAGACGACGGCAAACATGGCGCTTGTTTTTACCCTATTCCG GTGGTGATAAACGGTGTGGGGAGCGCCAGCGGAGACCAGGACACGGAGAACACCGAGCTGATGGCCATCTATACTAAAGAAAACCAAATCACAGAAAAG AGTCCAATGTCGGAGACCTTGGACAGCAGAGACAGCGCGGACGCGCGGAGGGTGGATATGATCTACACCATCGAAGACACCCCGCCTTGGTACCTCTGCGTGTTTTTGGGTTTACAG CACTACTTGACATGTTTTAGTGGAACTATCGCAGTGCCGTTCCTCCTTGCTGAGGCCATGTGTGTTGGCTTTGACCAGTGGGCCACCAGTCAGCTCATTGGGACCATCTTCTTCTGTGTGGGCATCACAACGCTGCTTCAGACCACACTGGGATGCAG GTTGCCACTGTTCCAAGCCAGCGCCTTTGCATTCCTGGCACCAGCGCGAGCCATACTGTCCTTAGAGAAATGGAATTGTAACAATACAG AAGTTCCGGTATTTAACAGCACCCAGCTCTTCCACACAGAGCACATTTGGCAACCCAGGATACGAGAG ATCCAAGGAGCTATCATTGTGTCCTCCATGGTTGAGGTGTGCATCGGAGCCTTGGGTCTACCTGGCTTACTGTTGAAGTACATTGGACCTCTGACCATCACCCCCACTGTGGCACTTATTGGCCTGTCTGGTTTCCAGGCAGCAGGCGAGAGGGCCGGTAAACACTGGGGCATAGCAATGCT GACTATCTTTTTGGTGCTGCTCTTCTCTCAGTATGCCAGGAATGTTCACTTCCCACTGCCAATCTACAAAGCCAAGAAAGGCTGGACTTCTTATAGACTGCAGGTCTTCAAAATGTTTCCT ATTATCATGGCCATCCTGGTGTCGTGGCTCTTATGTTTCATTTTCACCGTGACTGATGTTTTCCCACCTGAACCTGACAAGTATGGCTTCTATGCACGCACAGACGCACGTCAAGGGATCCTCGCAGCAGCGCCCTGGTTTAAGATCCCATATCCTT TTCAGTGGGGTGTTCCGACTGTAACCGCTGCCGGAGTGATCGGCATGATGAGTGCTGTGGTGGCCAGCATCATTGAATCAATTGGCGATTACTACGCCTGTGCACGTCTGTCATGTGCCCCTCCGCCCCCCATCCATGCCATCAACAG AGGGATATTCGTAGAAGGGCTTTCCTGCGTACTGGATGGTCTTTTTGGGACTGGAAATGGATCCACCTCTTCTAGTCCAAATATAGGAGTGCTTGGAATCACAAAG GTGGGAAGCAGACGTGTGATTCAGTATGGAGCTGCCATGATGCTGTTTCTGGGGCTTGTGGGGAAATTCAGTGCTCTTTTTGCATCTCTCCCTGATCCGGTCTTGGGAGCTTTGTTCTGCACCCTTTTTGGCATGATCACAGCGGTGGGACTGTCCAACCTGCAGTTTGTGGACCTCAACTCCTCCAGGAACCTCTTTGTTCTcggtttttccatcttttttggTCTAGTTCTGCCAAGCTACCTCAAACAGAACCCTCTAGTCACTG GTATAGTTGAGATTGACCAAGTGTTAAACGTCCTCCTCACCACCGCCATGTTTGTTGGTGGTTCTGTTGCTTTCATTTTGGACAATACTATCCCTG GTTCCCCAGAAGAGCGAGGTCTCAGAAAGCTGAAACGTGGTTCTGGtctaagtgcagcagaactggAAGGGATGCGAACTTATGATCTGCCGTTTGGAATGGACTTCCTCCGGAGACATCGTATCTTCAAATACATCCCCATCAGCCCCACCTTCAACGGTTACCAGTGGGGGTGGCTGCCAAAAAGCTGCAGGAACAGAGGGGGACCAGAGAATGTGCTGAAAGGAGAGGGAGGCACAGCGCCTGGGGAGAGCAGAGTATAG
- the kcnip3a gene encoding Kv channel interacting protein 3a, calsenilin isoform X2, which yields MGAVMAALSVEARRRLSLSRPSCLSHCGHGAARYHRSDSSDSDLELSTVRHQPEGLDQLQAQTKFTRKELQSLYRGFKNECPSGMVDEETFKTIYSQFFPQGDATTYAHFLFNAFDIDRNGSIRFEDFVIGLSVLLRGSITEKLNWAFNLYDINKDGYITKEEMLAIMKSIYDMMGRYTYPCVRDEAPYEHVDKFFQKMDKNRDGVVTIEEFIETCQKDENIMNSMQLFENVI from the exons ATGGGAGCTGTGATGGCTGCTCTGTCCGTGGAGGCCAGGAGgcgtctctcgctctctcggcCCAGTTGCCTCTCACACTGTGGCCACGGTGCCGCCAGGTACCACCGCTCAG ACAGCAGTGACAGCGACCTGGAGCTCTCCACGGTGCGGCACCAGCCCGAGGGGCTGGACCAGCTGCAGGCTCAGACCAAGTTCACCCGGAAGGAGCTTCAGTCTCTCTACAGAGGCTTCAAGAAC GAGTGTCCCAGTGGAATGGTGGATGAAGAGACATTCAAGACCATCTATTCTCAGTTCTTTCCCCAAGGAG ATGCGACCACGTacgcccacttcctgttcaacgCGTTTGACATTGACAGAAACGGGTCCATTCGCTTTGAGGACTTCGTCATTGggctgtctgtgctgctcaggGGCTCGATCACAGAGAAGCTCAACTGGGCCTTTAACCTGTATGATATCAATAAGGACGGTTACATCACCAAAGAG GAAATGTTGGCGATTATGAAGTCCATCTATGACATGATGGGGAGGTACACCTACCCGTGTGTACGCGATGAGGCTCCCTACGAACACGTGGACAAGTTCTTCCAG aaaatggacaaaaaccGGGATGGCGTTGTGACCATCGAAGAGTTCATTGAGACCTGCCAGaag GATGAGAACATCATGAACTCCATGCAGCTGTTTGAGAATGTGATATAA
- the kcnip3a gene encoding Kv channel interacting protein 3a, calsenilin isoform X4, with protein MSVRWETEGLQTVGIVCLVIMFLKLMHLLGLIDITETDSSDSDLELSTVRHQPEGLDQLQAQTKFTRKELQSLYRGFKNECPSGMVDEETFKTIYSQFFPQGDATTYAHFLFNAFDIDRNGSIRFEDFVIGLSVLLRGSITEKLNWAFNLYDINKDGYITKEEMLAIMKSIYDMMGRYTYPCVRDEAPYEHVDKFFQKMDKNRDGVVTIEEFIETCQKDENIMNSMQLFENVI; from the exons ATGAGTGTGAGGTGGGAGACGGAGGGTCTCCAGACTGTTGGCATCGTCTGCCTGGTGATCATGTTCCTCaaactgatgcacctgctgggCCTGATTGACATCACTGAGACGG ACAGCAGTGACAGCGACCTGGAGCTCTCCACGGTGCGGCACCAGCCCGAGGGGCTGGACCAGCTGCAGGCTCAGACCAAGTTCACCCGGAAGGAGCTTCAGTCTCTCTACAGAGGCTTCAAGAAC GAGTGTCCCAGTGGAATGGTGGATGAAGAGACATTCAAGACCATCTATTCTCAGTTCTTTCCCCAAGGAG ATGCGACCACGTacgcccacttcctgttcaacgCGTTTGACATTGACAGAAACGGGTCCATTCGCTTTGAGGACTTCGTCATTGggctgtctgtgctgctcaggGGCTCGATCACAGAGAAGCTCAACTGGGCCTTTAACCTGTATGATATCAATAAGGACGGTTACATCACCAAAGAG GAAATGTTGGCGATTATGAAGTCCATCTATGACATGATGGGGAGGTACACCTACCCGTGTGTACGCGATGAGGCTCCCTACGAACACGTGGACAAGTTCTTCCAG aaaatggacaaaaaccGGGATGGCGTTGTGACCATCGAAGAGTTCATTGAGACCTGCCAGaag GATGAGAACATCATGAACTCCATGCAGCTGTTTGAGAATGTGATATAA
- the kcnip3a gene encoding Kv channel interacting protein 3a, calsenilin isoform X3, with translation MGIQGMELFAIGVVIILFMAVLKQFGILEPMSSFEDSSDSDLELSTVRHQPEGLDQLQAQTKFTRKELQSLYRGFKNECPSGMVDEETFKTIYSQFFPQGDATTYAHFLFNAFDIDRNGSIRFEDFVIGLSVLLRGSITEKLNWAFNLYDINKDGYITKEEMLAIMKSIYDMMGRYTYPCVRDEAPYEHVDKFFQKMDKNRDGVVTIEEFIETCQKDENIMNSMQLFENVI, from the exons ATGGGGATCCAGGGCATGGAACTGTTTGCCATTGGTGTggtcatcatcctcttcatggCAGTTCTCAAGCAGTTTGGCATCTTGGAGCCCATGTCTTCATTTGAAG ACAGCAGTGACAGCGACCTGGAGCTCTCCACGGTGCGGCACCAGCCCGAGGGGCTGGACCAGCTGCAGGCTCAGACCAAGTTCACCCGGAAGGAGCTTCAGTCTCTCTACAGAGGCTTCAAGAAC GAGTGTCCCAGTGGAATGGTGGATGAAGAGACATTCAAGACCATCTATTCTCAGTTCTTTCCCCAAGGAG ATGCGACCACGTacgcccacttcctgttcaacgCGTTTGACATTGACAGAAACGGGTCCATTCGCTTTGAGGACTTCGTCATTGggctgtctgtgctgctcaggGGCTCGATCACAGAGAAGCTCAACTGGGCCTTTAACCTGTATGATATCAATAAGGACGGTTACATCACCAAAGAG GAAATGTTGGCGATTATGAAGTCCATCTATGACATGATGGGGAGGTACACCTACCCGTGTGTACGCGATGAGGCTCCCTACGAACACGTGGACAAGTTCTTCCAG aaaatggacaaaaaccGGGATGGCGTTGTGACCATCGAAGAGTTCATTGAGACCTGCCAGaag GATGAGAACATCATGAACTCCATGCAGCTGTTTGAGAATGTGATATAA
- the kcnip3a gene encoding Kv channel interacting protein 3a, calsenilin isoform X1: protein MQVDGKVADGLLGDANGVEPPPGRVKDSVKWQKPRFSRKALMKCCLVRWIIASTQPQDKDSSDSDLELSTVRHQPEGLDQLQAQTKFTRKELQSLYRGFKNECPSGMVDEETFKTIYSQFFPQGDATTYAHFLFNAFDIDRNGSIRFEDFVIGLSVLLRGSITEKLNWAFNLYDINKDGYITKEEMLAIMKSIYDMMGRYTYPCVRDEAPYEHVDKFFQKMDKNRDGVVTIEEFIETCQKDENIMNSMQLFENVI from the exons ATGCAG GTGGATGGTAAGGTGGCCGACGGCCTGCTGGGCGACGCCAACGGCGTGGAGCCGCCGCCAGGCAGAGTGAAGGACTCGGTGAAGTGGCAAAAGCCGCGCTTCTCTCGGAAAGCTCTGATGAAATGCTGCTTAGTCCGGTGGATCATTGCCAGCACGCAGCCTCAGGACAAAG ACAGCAGTGACAGCGACCTGGAGCTCTCCACGGTGCGGCACCAGCCCGAGGGGCTGGACCAGCTGCAGGCTCAGACCAAGTTCACCCGGAAGGAGCTTCAGTCTCTCTACAGAGGCTTCAAGAAC GAGTGTCCCAGTGGAATGGTGGATGAAGAGACATTCAAGACCATCTATTCTCAGTTCTTTCCCCAAGGAG ATGCGACCACGTacgcccacttcctgttcaacgCGTTTGACATTGACAGAAACGGGTCCATTCGCTTTGAGGACTTCGTCATTGggctgtctgtgctgctcaggGGCTCGATCACAGAGAAGCTCAACTGGGCCTTTAACCTGTATGATATCAATAAGGACGGTTACATCACCAAAGAG GAAATGTTGGCGATTATGAAGTCCATCTATGACATGATGGGGAGGTACACCTACCCGTGTGTACGCGATGAGGCTCCCTACGAACACGTGGACAAGTTCTTCCAG aaaatggacaaaaaccGGGATGGCGTTGTGACCATCGAAGAGTTCATTGAGACCTGCCAGaag GATGAGAACATCATGAACTCCATGCAGCTGTTTGAGAATGTGATATAA
- the slc23a2 gene encoding solute carrier family 23 member 2 isoform X3 → MGVGKNTTSKVLETSSEAGKYEDDGKHGACFYPIPVVINGVGSASGDQDTENTELMAIYTKENQITEKSPMSETLDSRDSADARRVDMIYTIEDTPPWYLCVFLGLQHYLTCFSGTIAVPFLLAEAMCVGFDQWATSQLIGTIFFCVGITTLLQTTLGCRLPLFQASAFAFLAPARAILSLEKWNCNNTEVPVFNSTQLFHTEHIWQPRIREIQGAIIVSSMVEVCIGALGLPGLLLKYIGPLTITPTVALIGLSGFQAAGERAGKHWGIAMLTIFLVLLFSQYARNVHFPLPIYKAKKGWTSYRLQVFKMFPIIMAILVSWLLCFIFTVTDVFPPEPDKYGFYARTDARQGILAAAPWFKIPYPFQWGVPTVTAAGVIGMMSAVVASIIESIGDYYACARLSCAPPPPIHAINRGIFVEGLSCVLDGLFGTGNGSTSSSPNIGVLGITKVGSRRVIQYGAAMMLFLGLVGKFSALFASLPDPVLGALFCTLFGMITAVGLSNLQFVDLNSSRNLFVLGFSIFFGLVLPSYLKQNPLVTGIVEIDQVLNVLLTTAMFVGGSVAFILDNTIPGSPEERGLRKLKRGSGLSAAELEGMRTYDLPFGMDFLRRHRIFKYIPISPTFNGYQWGWLPKSCRNRGGPENVLKGEGGTAPGESRV, encoded by the exons ATGGGCGTTGGGAAGAATACCACCTCCAAGGTGCTTGAAACCAGCAGTGAGGCAGGAAAATATGAAGACGACGGCAAACATGGCGCTTGTTTTTACCCTATTCCG GTGGTGATAAACGGTGTGGGGAGCGCCAGCGGAGACCAGGACACGGAGAACACCGAGCTGATGGCCATCTATACTAAAGAAAACCAAATCACAGAAAAG AGTCCAATGTCGGAGACCTTGGACAGCAGAGACAGCGCGGACGCGCGGAGGGTGGATATGATCTACACCATCGAAGACACCCCGCCTTGGTACCTCTGCGTGTTTTTGGGTTTACAG CACTACTTGACATGTTTTAGTGGAACTATCGCAGTGCCGTTCCTCCTTGCTGAGGCCATGTGTGTTGGCTTTGACCAGTGGGCCACCAGTCAGCTCATTGGGACCATCTTCTTCTGTGTGGGCATCACAACGCTGCTTCAGACCACACTGGGATGCAG GTTGCCACTGTTCCAAGCCAGCGCCTTTGCATTCCTGGCACCAGCGCGAGCCATACTGTCCTTAGAGAAATGGAATTGTAACAATACAG AAGTTCCGGTATTTAACAGCACCCAGCTCTTCCACACAGAGCACATTTGGCAACCCAGGATACGAGAG ATCCAAGGAGCTATCATTGTGTCCTCCATGGTTGAGGTGTGCATCGGAGCCTTGGGTCTACCTGGCTTACTGTTGAAGTACATTGGACCTCTGACCATCACCCCCACTGTGGCACTTATTGGCCTGTCTGGTTTCCAGGCAGCAGGCGAGAGGGCCGGTAAACACTGGGGCATAGCAATGCT GACTATCTTTTTGGTGCTGCTCTTCTCTCAGTATGCCAGGAATGTTCACTTCCCACTGCCAATCTACAAAGCCAAGAAAGGCTGGACTTCTTATAGACTGCAGGTCTTCAAAATGTTTCCT ATTATCATGGCCATCCTGGTGTCGTGGCTCTTATGTTTCATTTTCACCGTGACTGATGTTTTCCCACCTGAACCTGACAAGTATGGCTTCTATGCACGCACAGACGCACGTCAAGGGATCCTCGCAGCAGCGCCCTGGTTTAAGATCCCATATCCTT TTCAGTGGGGTGTTCCGACTGTAACCGCTGCCGGAGTGATCGGCATGATGAGTGCTGTGGTGGCCAGCATCATTGAATCAATTGGCGATTACTACGCCTGTGCACGTCTGTCATGTGCCCCTCCGCCCCCCATCCATGCCATCAACAG AGGGATATTCGTAGAAGGGCTTTCCTGCGTACTGGATGGTCTTTTTGGGACTGGAAATGGATCCACCTCTTCTAGTCCAAATATAGGAGTGCTTGGAATCACAAAG GTGGGAAGCAGACGTGTGATTCAGTATGGAGCTGCCATGATGCTGTTTCTGGGGCTTGTGGGGAAATTCAGTGCTCTTTTTGCATCTCTCCCTGATCCGGTCTTGGGAGCTTTGTTCTGCACCCTTTTTGGCATGATCACAGCGGTGGGACTGTCCAACCTGCAGTTTGTGGACCTCAACTCCTCCAGGAACCTCTTTGTTCTcggtttttccatcttttttggTCTAGTTCTGCCAAGCTACCTCAAACAGAACCCTCTAGTCACTG GTATAGTTGAGATTGACCAAGTGTTAAACGTCCTCCTCACCACCGCCATGTTTGTTGGTGGTTCTGTTGCTTTCATTTTGGACAATACTATCCCTG GTTCCCCAGAAGAGCGAGGTCTCAGAAAGCTGAAACGTGGTTCTGGtctaagtgcagcagaactggAAGGGATGCGAACTTATGATCTGCCGTTTGGAATGGACTTCCTCCGGAGACATCGTATCTTCAAATACATCCCCATCAGCCCCACCTTCAACGGTTACCAGTGGGGGTGGCTGCCAAAAAGCTGCAGGAACAGAGGGGGACCAGAGAATGTGCTGAAAGGAGAGGGAGGCACAGCGCCTGGGGAGAGCAGAGTATAG
- the slc23a2 gene encoding solute carrier family 23 member 2 isoform X2, whose protein sequence is MLPAAQLERSGGMCQLGETVLDDVIGLKNSSTEFTAERDKTGTGHVEVEEDGDFENTAMGVGKNTTSKVVINGVGSASGDQDTENTELMAIYTKENQITEKSPMSETLDSRDSADARRVDMIYTIEDTPPWYLCVFLGLQHYLTCFSGTIAVPFLLAEAMCVGFDQWATSQLIGTIFFCVGITTLLQTTLGCRLPLFQASAFAFLAPARAILSLEKWNCNNTEVPVFNSTQLFHTEHIWQPRIREIQGAIIVSSMVEVCIGALGLPGLLLKYIGPLTITPTVALIGLSGFQAAGERAGKHWGIAMLTIFLVLLFSQYARNVHFPLPIYKAKKGWTSYRLQVFKMFPIIMAILVSWLLCFIFTVTDVFPPEPDKYGFYARTDARQGILAAAPWFKIPYPFQWGVPTVTAAGVIGMMSAVVASIIESIGDYYACARLSCAPPPPIHAINRGIFVEGLSCVLDGLFGTGNGSTSSSPNIGVLGITKVGSRRVIQYGAAMMLFLGLVGKFSALFASLPDPVLGALFCTLFGMITAVGLSNLQFVDLNSSRNLFVLGFSIFFGLVLPSYLKQNPLVTGIVEIDQVLNVLLTTAMFVGGSVAFILDNTIPGSPEERGLRKLKRGSGLSAAELEGMRTYDLPFGMDFLRRHRIFKYIPISPTFNGYQWGWLPKSCRNRGGPENVLKGEGGTAPGESRV, encoded by the exons ATGCTCCCAGCAGCCCAACTTGAGAGGAGTGGTGGGATGTGTCAACTAG GAGAGACGGTGCTGGATGATGTAATCGGACTGAAGAATTCGTCTACAGAGTTCACGGCAGAGCGAGACAAAACGGGGACGGGACACGTGGAAGTAGAGGAGGACGGGGACTTCGAGAACACCGCGATGGGCGTTGGGAAGAATACCACCTCCAAG GTGGTGATAAACGGTGTGGGGAGCGCCAGCGGAGACCAGGACACGGAGAACACCGAGCTGATGGCCATCTATACTAAAGAAAACCAAATCACAGAAAAG AGTCCAATGTCGGAGACCTTGGACAGCAGAGACAGCGCGGACGCGCGGAGGGTGGATATGATCTACACCATCGAAGACACCCCGCCTTGGTACCTCTGCGTGTTTTTGGGTTTACAG CACTACTTGACATGTTTTAGTGGAACTATCGCAGTGCCGTTCCTCCTTGCTGAGGCCATGTGTGTTGGCTTTGACCAGTGGGCCACCAGTCAGCTCATTGGGACCATCTTCTTCTGTGTGGGCATCACAACGCTGCTTCAGACCACACTGGGATGCAG GTTGCCACTGTTCCAAGCCAGCGCCTTTGCATTCCTGGCACCAGCGCGAGCCATACTGTCCTTAGAGAAATGGAATTGTAACAATACAG AAGTTCCGGTATTTAACAGCACCCAGCTCTTCCACACAGAGCACATTTGGCAACCCAGGATACGAGAG ATCCAAGGAGCTATCATTGTGTCCTCCATGGTTGAGGTGTGCATCGGAGCCTTGGGTCTACCTGGCTTACTGTTGAAGTACATTGGACCTCTGACCATCACCCCCACTGTGGCACTTATTGGCCTGTCTGGTTTCCAGGCAGCAGGCGAGAGGGCCGGTAAACACTGGGGCATAGCAATGCT GACTATCTTTTTGGTGCTGCTCTTCTCTCAGTATGCCAGGAATGTTCACTTCCCACTGCCAATCTACAAAGCCAAGAAAGGCTGGACTTCTTATAGACTGCAGGTCTTCAAAATGTTTCCT ATTATCATGGCCATCCTGGTGTCGTGGCTCTTATGTTTCATTTTCACCGTGACTGATGTTTTCCCACCTGAACCTGACAAGTATGGCTTCTATGCACGCACAGACGCACGTCAAGGGATCCTCGCAGCAGCGCCCTGGTTTAAGATCCCATATCCTT TTCAGTGGGGTGTTCCGACTGTAACCGCTGCCGGAGTGATCGGCATGATGAGTGCTGTGGTGGCCAGCATCATTGAATCAATTGGCGATTACTACGCCTGTGCACGTCTGTCATGTGCCCCTCCGCCCCCCATCCATGCCATCAACAG AGGGATATTCGTAGAAGGGCTTTCCTGCGTACTGGATGGTCTTTTTGGGACTGGAAATGGATCCACCTCTTCTAGTCCAAATATAGGAGTGCTTGGAATCACAAAG GTGGGAAGCAGACGTGTGATTCAGTATGGAGCTGCCATGATGCTGTTTCTGGGGCTTGTGGGGAAATTCAGTGCTCTTTTTGCATCTCTCCCTGATCCGGTCTTGGGAGCTTTGTTCTGCACCCTTTTTGGCATGATCACAGCGGTGGGACTGTCCAACCTGCAGTTTGTGGACCTCAACTCCTCCAGGAACCTCTTTGTTCTcggtttttccatcttttttggTCTAGTTCTGCCAAGCTACCTCAAACAGAACCCTCTAGTCACTG GTATAGTTGAGATTGACCAAGTGTTAAACGTCCTCCTCACCACCGCCATGTTTGTTGGTGGTTCTGTTGCTTTCATTTTGGACAATACTATCCCTG GTTCCCCAGAAGAGCGAGGTCTCAGAAAGCTGAAACGTGGTTCTGGtctaagtgcagcagaactggAAGGGATGCGAACTTATGATCTGCCGTTTGGAATGGACTTCCTCCGGAGACATCGTATCTTCAAATACATCCCCATCAGCCCCACCTTCAACGGTTACCAGTGGGGGTGGCTGCCAAAAAGCTGCAGGAACAGAGGGGGACCAGAGAATGTGCTGAAAGGAGAGGGAGGCACAGCGCCTGGGGAGAGCAGAGTATAG